The Mycolicibacterium insubricum DNA segment GGAAGTGCGGATCCGTCAATTTCACCAGGACCTCGATCGGTACATCGCCGGTGACCACTGAACTGCCCGCGAGTGTCCCGCGGATCACCGCGCTGCGCGATGATATCGGGATGAGCGAGGACACCAGCACGCGATCGGGACCGGGGCGACCGGCGGGGACCGACAGTGGCGACACCCGTCAGCGGGTGCTCGACGCGGCTTGCCGGTGTTTCGCCCAGTACGGCTACGGACCGGCCACCAACAGCCTGATCGCGGAGATGGCGGGCGTCACCGCAGGTTCGCTGCATTACCACTTCGGGACCAAGAGCAGTCTCTTCGACGCCGTCTGCGACTACGTGTACGGAAAAATCATCGCGCGCTCGGTGGAGGTGCTGGCCGGCCCGCACTCGGTGCGCGGCCTGCTGCGGGCGGTGCTCGCCGAATCGATGCGGATCAACCACGAATCGCCGGAGCTGGCCGGCTTCGTGGCCACCGCACCTATTGACGCCCGGCGCCATCCCGAGTTGTCCGCGCCGTTCGCCAAGCAGGCCCAGGCCATGTCGAGCACGGTGGCGCGGGCGGTGACCGCCGGACAACGGGCGGGCCGCATCCCCGCCGACCTGGACACCGAAACCGTTGTGGGAATGGTCATCGCGATCGTCGACGGCTTCGCCCACGCCGCAGCCCAGACCGACGTCGCCGCCATGGACTCGATGAACGAACTGTTCGGCAGCCTGCTCCTCGACGAGCCCGATCGCGCGCCCTAACCGATGCCCACCGCCCAGAACAGCGACGCGGCGGCGACGGTGCACCGGCTGCGGCAGACCTTCGACACCGGCAGAACCCTCGATGTCGGCTGGCGTCGGAGTCAACTGCGCGGGGTCGCCGAGATGCTCAGCGCCAACGGCGACGCCATCGTGGACGCGGTCGCCGCCGATCTGCGCCGCACGCCCTTCGAAACCTGGCTGGCCGAGATCGTCGCGACGGTCAACGAGGCTCGCTACGCCGCGCGTAACGTCGGCCGCTGGACCCGGCGCCGGCATCGGCTGCTGGAGTGGACCCAGCTGCCCGGACGGGCCTGGATCGAGTACGAGCCGTACGGCACGGTGCTGATCGTCGGCCCGTGGAACGTCCCGTTCCAACTCTCCCTGACGCCGGCGATCGGTGCGCTCGCGGCGGGAAACACCGTGGTGGTCAAGCCGTCCGAACTCGCCCCGGCCTCTTCGCGGCTGATGGCCGAGCTGATCCCGCGCTACCTCGATCCCGAGGCGGTGGCCGTGGTCGAGGGCGACGGCTCCGTCACCCAGGATCTCATCGGGCAGGGCCTGGACCGGATCCTGTTCACCGGCGGCACCGCGATCGGTCACAAGATCATGGCGGCCGCGGCCGAGCACCTGACCCCGGTCACTCTCGAGCTGGGCGGCAAGAGCCCGGTGATCGTCGCCGAGGACGCCGACGTGAAGACCGCCGCCCGCCGGATCGCCTGGATCAAGCTGATGAACTCCGGACAGGTCTGCGTCGCCCCCGACTACGTCCTGGTGCACCGAGCCGTCCGTGACCGGTTCGTCGACGAGATCCGCGCAGCCATCACAGAATTCCGCGCGGGGTCCACCGCCGGGCTGCCCATCGTCAACGAACGGCAATTCACCCGTCTGGCCGCAGCGCTTGCCGCCACCAGGGGGGCCGTCGTCGTCGGCGGTGAGGCCGACGCGGATTCCCTGACGATCCAGCCCACCGTCGTCGCCGAACCCGACCCGGCGGAACCGCTGATGGCCGACGAGATCTTCGGCCCGATCCTTCCGGTACTCACCGTCGAATCCACCGACGACGCTATCGAATTCGTCCGGCAGCGGCCCAAACCCCTCGCCGCGTACCTGTTCACCGGCTCCAAGGCGACCCGGGAAGAGGTCGTTCGCCGGGTACCGGCCGGCGGTGTGGTGGTCAACCAGCTCCTGCTGCAGGTGGCGACCGCGAAGATGCCGTTCGGCGGTGTTGGGCCGTCGGGCATGGGCGCCTATCACGGCAGGTTCGGCTTCGAGGAGTTCAGTCACCGGAAATCGGTGCTCACCAAGCCGACCCGACCGGACCTGACGTCGATGTTCTATCCGCCGTACACGGACCGGCGATTCCGGCTGCTGCGCCGGATGGTGTGACGCCCGCCCGCCCGCCCGGTCGGTCCGCAGCGGGAGCCTGGTTCAGCCCTTGTCGAGGGCGAGGTACTTGACCTCCAGGTACTCGCGGATGCCTTCGAATCCGCCTTCGCGGCCCAGCCCCGACTGCTTGACTCCGCCGAACGGTGCGGCGGCGTTGGACACCAGCCCGCGGTTGATGCCGATCATCCCGGCTTGCAGCGTCTCGGCGACCCGGAACGTGCGGCGCAGGTCGTTGGTGAACAGGTAGTCGACCAGGCCGTACTCGGTGTCGTTGCTCGCTGCGACTGCCTGTTCCTCGGTGTCGAAGGTGGAGATCGCCAGCACCGGCCCGAAGATCTCTTCGCGGGCGATGCGCGACCCGGCTGGCACATCGGTCAATACCGTTGGCGGATAGAAGAATCCGGGGCCTTGGGGCAGCTCGGCACCGCACCGCGCCCGGGCGCCGTCATCGATCGCGTCGGTCACCAGCCGGTGCACTCGCTGGCGCTGGCGCGCGTTGATCATCGGGCCCAGGTCGACTCCGGGTTCGGTTCCCGGTCCGGTGCGCATGGCGCGCACTCGCTGCAGGACCCTGTCGGTGAAGGCCTCGGCTATGCCATCCTGCACGAGGATCCGGTTGGCGGCTACGCAGGACTGTCCGCCGTTGCGGAACTTCGCCAGCATCACGCCGTCCACGGCGGAGTCCAGGTCGGCATCGTCGAAGACCACGAATGCCGAGTTCCCGCCGAGTTCCATCGAGGTGCGCACCACGTTGGCCGCGGCGCCGGCCAGCAGGATCCGGCCGACCGGCGTGGAGCCGGTGAACGACACCTTGCGCAGCCGGGTGTCGGCCAGCAGGGCCGAACTGAGGTCCGCGGGGCGGCCGGTGGGAACCACGTTGACCACGCCCGGCGCGACGCCGACGTCGTGGAGAACCCGGGTGAGAAGCAGGGCGGCCAGCGGAGCCTCCTCGGCGGGTTTGACGACGACGGTGCACCCGGCCGCCAGCGCGGGCCCGATCTTGCGGGTGATCATCGCCAGCGGAAAATTCCACGGTGCGATCAGCAGGCTGGGGCCGACTGGCTGTTGCAGCGTCAGGATCCGGGCGTCGGCCTCCGGGGTGGTGCGGACCTCGCCGGAGATCCGCACCGTCTGCTCGGCGAACCAGCGCAGGAACTGGGCGGCGTAGTGCACCTCGCCGCGGGATTCGGCGAGCGGCTTGCCCATCTCCGCGGTGATCACCGCGGCGAATTCTTCGGTGCGGGCGACGACTTCTCGATAGGCGGCGGCCAGCAGGTCCGCGCGCTCGCGCGCCGGGGTCCCCGCCCACCGGGGTGCGGCACCGGACGCCGCGGTGAGTGCCTGCAGGCCGTCGGCGGCGGTGCCGTCGGCGACCTCGGCGATGCCCGCGCCGGTGGCGGGATCGAGCACGGTGAACGTCGCCCCGTCGGCCGCCGGCTGCCAGCGTCCGCCGATGTAGCAGTCGGTGGGCACATTCATCATGGTGTTCCCCTTCGTGCGCTCGGACAGTACACTTCTGTACTGATAGTAAAACAATATCGTATGCAGCTGTGCATTGACGCCGGGAGAAGCCATGGATGCCACCCTGATTCGGGAAAGCCCGTTCCTGACCGGACATCACTGTCCCAACAGGATGGAGGTGGATGCGCCGGACCTGGTGATCCGCGGTGAGCTGCCGACGGATCTGGCCGGGGTGTTCTACCGAAACGGGGCCGAGCCGCTCTACCCGCCCACCGACGAGGACTACCACTGGTTCGACGGCGACGGCATGGTCTACGCCTTCTACATCGAGAACGGCCGGATATCGCTGCGCAACCGCTGGGTGCGCACCGACAAGTTCCTGCTGGAACAGGGGCGGGGCCGCAGGCTTTTCGGCGTACTGGGCAACCCGATGACCACCGATCCGGCGGCGGCGGGCACCCGCTACAACACCGCCAACACCAACGTCATCATCCACGGCGGCAAGCTGCTGGCCCTGATGGAGGGTGCTCCGCCGGTGGCCCTGGACCCGCGCACCCTCGACACACTGGGGGAGCACACTTACGACGGTCTCATCACCACGACGTTCTCCGCCCATCCGAAGGTCGACTACGCCACCGGCGAACTGATCAACATCGGCAACGCTGTGCACGGCTTGGGCGGAGACGCCGTGATCCGTTACGACATCATCGATTTCGACGGCAAACCCGTGGTCACCGAGTTGATCCCGGTGCCGCACATGACCATGATGCACACCTTCTTCGTCACCGAGAACTGGGTGGTGTTCCCGGTGATGCCCCTTGAACTGAGCCTGGAGCGGGTGATGCGCGGCGGACCGATGACGGCGTGGGTGCCGGGTCGGCCGAGCAAGCTCGGCCTGATGCCGCGGCGCGGTACCGCCGCCGACGTGCGCTGGATGGAGGTCGAGCCGCGCCACATGCTGCACGAGGCCAACGTGTGGGAACAGGACGGCAAGATCATCGCCGACGTGGCCGCCGCCGAGGGCACCGCACTGTTCCCCGACGTCGACGGCAACCGGGCCAGTCACGCCGATACACGGCAGAGTCTGCGTCGGTGGACCATCGACCCGCAGGCGAAGACGGACACGCTCGACGAACAGATCATCAACGACCGTGACATTCAGTTCCCGCGGCCCGACGACCGGCTGATGGCCCATCTCAGCCGGCACGCGTTCGCCAACAGCAACCTGCACTCGCGCGACGGCCGGGTCGACGGCATGGACTCGGCGCTGCGGATAGACACCCGGACCGGCGCCGAGGACCTTTATCATTTCGGTCCCGGAACGGCCGTCGGCGAACTGATCTTCGCCCCGCGGGTGGGCAGCACGGGGGAGCTCGACGGCTACGCGCTGACCCTGGTGCACAGGGAGGGTTCCCGGGAGAGCGAACTGGTGGTCTTCAATGCCGCCGATATCGCCTCGGGCCCCGTTGCCAGCGCGGTCATCCCGTTTGGGGTGCCCAGTGGATTCCACTGCAGCTACTACAGTGTGGATAGCCCGCTGTATCGGCAGGCATTCGCAGACGCGTAGACGGGAGGCGGCGCGGTGGACGCGGTGAGTTCGGCGCTGAGCGCCCGCCACACCGCGGAGGCGCGCCGCGAGCAGGAGATCCTGGACGTGGTCCTGGACATGCTCGCCGAAAGCGGCTACGAGGGTCTGCGGCTCGATGTGCTCGCCCGCCGGGCCCGGGCCAGCAAGGCCACCATCTACGGCCGTTGGGGTGGGAAGAAGGCACTGGTCCTCGACGCGATCCGGTACTCCGTTCGTCCCGTCGGCGATATCGACACCGGCGAGTTGCGCGCCGACCTGATCGCGATCGGCCGCGCCGTGGACCACTCCAAGAAGCGCTCGGCGGGCTTCATGCTTGCCATCGGTCACACCGCGACCGTGGATCCGGACTTCGCACGCTCGGTACAGGAGAACCTGGGTGCCCCGGTGATCGCCGCCACCCGCAAGGCGATCACCGCTGCCGTGGAACGCGGCGAAATCAACCCGTCGGCACTGGAGCTCAAATACATTGCCGACGTCCTGCCCTCGCTGGCGCTGGGGCGCCGGATGTTCGGCGTCCCCGGACGGTTCGACGTCGAGGACGTCGTCGACACCATCGTCTTGCCCGCGCTGCGCAACGCGTAGATCGCTTCGCCCCGGGCGCCGAACGTCGCGGACGCGACGTCGCCGCCACCATCGAAACCCCCGGTTGACACGGCGATGTGACCGCTGTTACTAATTAATTGACTGACCGACTAATAGACGGGATGCTGATGACGCTTGCGCCGGCAGAGCTGACACGGATCTTCATCACCGCCACCAGGATCAAGGTCTGCGACGAGAAGTTCCGCTCGCTGATCCTGACCGGCCAGGTGAGCGCCCAGTACTACTCGCCCCGCGGCCAGGAGATTGTGGCCGCCTCGGTCGGGGCGGCACTGCGCTCCGACGACTACCTGGTCACCACCTACCGCGGCCTGCACGACCAGCTCGCCAAGGGCGTGCCGATGCGGGAGCTGTGGGCGGAGTTCTTCGGCAAGGCCACGGGCACCTGCAAGGGCAAGGGCGGCCCCATGCACATCACCCATCCGGACTCCGGCCTGATGGTGACCACCGGCATCGTCGGCAGCGGCCTGCCGATCGCCAACGGCCTGGCCCTGGCCGCCCAGCTACAGGAAACCGGCCGGGTCACCGTCGTCAACTTCGGTGACGGTGCCACCAACATCGGGGCGTTCCACGAGGCCTGCAACCTGGCCTCGCTGTGGCGGCTGCCGGTCGTGTTCTGCTGTCACAACAACCACTACGCCGAACACACCGCCTTCGAAGACGGCACCAGCGTGGACCGGGTGGCCGATCGCGCTGCCTCTTACAAGATGCCCGGCGTCCGGGTCGACGGCAACGACCCCGTCGCCATGTACGACGCGGCGCGCACCGCCGTGGACCGGGCCCGCGCCGGGGACGGGCCGACTCTGCTGGAGGCCATGACCTTCCGGTTCTACGGGCACCAGATGTCGGACCAGAACGAATACATGAAACCCGGTGAACTGCAGGCCCGGCGCGCCGAGGACCCGGTGCTGCGGATGCGCGCGGCCCTGATCGCCGACGGCGTGCTCACCGAAGACGAAGCCGCGGCCATCGAGGTGCAGGCGAAGGCCGAAGTGCAGGACGCCTTCGAATTCGCCGAAGCCAGCCCGGTCCCCGACCTTGCCGAGTTGCTGACCGATGTCTACGAAGGGGTATGACGCGATGACCGCCGAAACAGGCAGCGAAACCGTGGAAACGACGCCGATGCTCGGCTTCCAGGCCCTCGGCTCGGCCCTTGACGACGCGCTGGCCCGCGACCCGTCGGTGATCCTGCTGGGTGAAGACATCGCCGACCCCAGCGGCGGCGTCTTCAAGGTGTCCGCCGGGCTCTCCACCAAGTACGGCACCGACCGGGTACGCGCGACCCCGATCAGCGAGCAGGCCATCGTGGGAGCGGCCGTGGGCGCCGCGATAGCCGGCATGAAACCGGTCGCCGAGATCATGCTCATGGACTTTTTGGCCGTGTGCATGGACCAGGTGTCCAATCACGCCGCGAAACTCCGCTACATGTCCGGCGGCCAGACGACCGTGCCGTTGACCATCCGCTGCGCCGCCGGCGCCGGAATGCAGTTCGGGGCACAGCATTCCGAGATGCTGGAGGCGTGGCTCACCCACATTCCCGGCCTGAAGGTCGTGGTGCCCAGCAACCCCGCCGACGCCAAGGGACTGCTCACCGCGGCGATCTTCGACCCCGACCCGGTGGTGGTCGTCGAGCAGAGCCTGCTGTACTTCGCGCCCCCGCAGCCCGTTCCGGTCGGCCACCACGTCGTGCCGCTCGGATCCGCGGCGACGGTCCGCGCGGGCAATGACATCACCCTGATCAGCTACGGCCGCCAGGTGCACACCGCGCTGGCCGCCGCCGAGGCGCTGGCGCGGGAGTCGGTGGACGCCGAGGTGATCGACCTGCGCTCGCTCGTCCCGCTGGACGAGAGCCGGATTCTGGAATCGGTGGCCCGGACCAAGCACGCTGTGGTGATCCACGAGGCCGTGCGCCGCGGTGGATTCGGCGCCGAACTCGCCGCGATGATCACCGAGAACCTGTTCGACGAGCTCGGGGCCCCAGTGCAGCGGGTCGCCGGCCCGGTTACCCCGATTCCCTTTGCGAAGACGCTCGAGGACGCCTTCGTACCGGGTGAGGACGCCATCGTGGCCGCGGCGCGCTCAGCCCTGGCACGGTCGCGCGCCACCGCGGGAACACACGGCTAACCTCCCGTGGTGCATGCGATCGAGCAATACGCGCGCCGGGATCCGGCCGCGGTGGCGCTGTCCGACGGCTCGACCTCGTGGACCTGGGCGCAGCTCAACGCCCACCTGAACCGGACGGTGAATTGGCTTCTGGCGCAGCAGGTTCCACAGGGACAGCGAGTGGCCGTGATGGGCACCAACAGCGCACACGTCGCGCTGGCGCACCTGGCCACTACTTACGCCGGGTTGTCCGCGGTACCGGTGAACTATCACCTGACCGCTGACGAGGTCGGCTACATCTTGCGCGACGCCGCCGTGCACACGGTGCTGTGCAGCGCCGACGTGGCCGCGACCGTCCGCGCGGCGGCAGACGTCGCGGTGCTGGCCTGGGGCGCCGCCGGACCCCCGGGTGCCCCGGACGTACCGGACTTCGACGCCGCGATCGCGCAGTGCCCGGACACCGAACCGTCCGCCGACATCGCGCCCGCCAAGCCGCTGTACTACACGTCGGGAACCACCGGCTATCCCAAGGGCGTCGAACTGCCCGACCAGATGTTCCCCGGCGGCGCGTCGATGGTCGAATACGTCCAGCGCGTGGTCGATTCACCGGTCCGCACACCCGGCAAGCATCTGGTGGTGGCCCCCATGCACCACACCGGACCGATGACCGGGGTGCGCGGCATCCTCGCCGGCTCACCGCTGGTGATCGTGCCGAAGTTCGACGCCGAGCGGGTGCTCGCCACCATCGAACGCGAACGCACCGAAGCCACCATGATGGTGCCCACCCACTTCTCCCGCCTGCTGGCTCTGCCGGCCGAGGTCCGCGAACGCCACGACGTCGCCAGCATGCGCAGCATCGTGCACACCGGTGCGGCCTGCCCGGTCGAGGTGAAGCAGGCGATGATCGACTGGTTCGGCCCGATCCTCGTCGAGGCGTACGGCTCCACCGAGGCCGGCACCGTCACGCTGATCAACTCGACCGAGTGGCTCGAGCACCCGGGTTCGGTGGGACGGGCCATGCCCGGCTACGAGCTGAGCATCCGCTCCGAGGACGGTGATCCACTTCCCGTCGGGGCGGCCGGTCTGGTCTGTGTCCGGTCGACCAGCGACCATCGCCCGAGCTATCACGGCGACCCGGAGAAGACCCGACGCAGTTACGTCGCCGACGGCGTCTTCGCGCTCGGCGAGATCGGCTACCTCGACGCCGACGGCTACCTGTTCCTGACCGACCGTGCCTCCGACATGGTCGTCAGCGGCGGCGTGAACATTTATCCCGCCGAGTCCGAGGCCGTGCTGCGCCGGCACCCGGGAGTCGTCGACGTCGCCGTCATCGGCATTCCGCACGACGACCTGGGCGAACAACTGTGTGCCCTGGTGGTCAGCGACGACCCCGGTCTCGATCCCGCCGAACTGGCCTGCTGGACACGAGAACGGTTGGCGCACTACAAGTGTCCGAACTTAGTCGAGATGGTCGACTTCGATCTGCGATCGGTGATGGGGAAATTGAACAAGCGGCAGCTGCGGGACCGGTATCTGGCCGGGATGCACCCCGCGGGGATCGGTGGGTAGGGCGATGACAGATACCGCCGAACTGACACGGACGGCCGGATCCGGCGAGTTCGTGTTCACCGAGGAACACGACGCTCTGCGCGATGTGCTCGGCGACTTCTTCGCCGACGCAGGCGAGACCGGTTGGCACAGGTTGCTCTCCGACGTCGGCGTCGACGAGATCGTCTTCGACACCGGCGAATCCACCGCCGTCGACCTGACGATCCTCGCCGAGCAGGCAGGCGCGGCGCTGTTCGGCGGCCCGCTGCTGCCCGGCGTGGCCGTGGGCGCACTGGCGGCATATGCGGGCGATACGTCGCTGGTCGAGCCGCTGCGCGACGGTACTCGGACGGTCGGCTTCGCCGGCCCCGAAGCCGAACTCGGTACGAATGCGTCCGGCGGTGTCGACGCGCTGCTGCAACCGATCTGGAACGGCCCCGGCGCCGACCGCGTCCTGGTCACCGGGACCCTCGACGGCGCACCCGCGGTAGCCCTGATCACCGGTATCGACAGCGCGGTCGAGGAGCTCTCCGGACTGGACCTGTCTCGACCGCTGGGCAGACTGGCGATCACCGGCGTCGAACCGACGGTGCTGCTTCGCGGTGACGACGCCGAGGCGGCGGCGGCCGCGATCGCCCGGCGCACCGGCCTGCTGACCGCGGCGGAGCTGCTCGGTGCGGCCCAGCACGTCCTGGACGGCACGGTCGGATACGTCGACAAACGGGTCCAATTCGGCCGCACCATCGGTTCTTTCCAAGCGGTCAAACATCGCCTGGTTGATCTGCTGGCCGCGGTCGAACTCACCCGCTCAGCCGTCTACGGTGCGGCCTGGCGGCTCACCGACGATCCGGGGTCCCCGGGCACCGACATCGACCTGGCCGTGGCGGCGGTACTGTCCCGGCAGACGGCGCTGGCCGTCACCAAGGCCGCCGTCCAGCTGCACGGTGGCATCGCCATCACCTGGGAGCACTGGGCACACCGCTATCTGCGGAGAGCCAACTCGACGGTCGCGCTGACCGGTTCACCGAGCGCGTGGCGGCAGCGCCTGGCCGACCTCATCGATCGACGGGACGGATACGGTGTCTGAAGAACTTCGCGCCGAGGTGCAAGCCTGGGTCGGCGAACATCTCCCCGGGAAATTTCGCGACGCCGTGGCGCCCGGCAGCCTCGCGCTGCTGGCCGACATCGACGCCGAGGCCGCCGCCGCCTGGTACGCCGCACTGGGCGAGCGCGGCTACACCGTGCCGCACTGGCCGCGCGAACACGGTGGTCTCGGCTACAGCGAGCAACAGGCCGCGGTGGTCCGATCGGTACTCGTCGAGCAGGGCGCGGGTCTGCCGGATCACTACTTCGTCCCGCTGATGCTGATCGGGCCGGCCATCATGGCCTGGGGCACCCCCGAACAGCAGCGCACCTACCTGCCCGGGATCGTCGCCGGCGCCGGCATGTGGTGCCAGCTCTTCAGCGAACCGGGAGCGGGTTCGGACCTGGCCAGCCTGGCCACCCGCGCGGTGCCCGAAGACGGTCGGGCCTGGCGGGTCAACGGTCAGAAGGTATGGAGCTCGTTCGCCACCGAGTCCCGCTATGGGATGCTGCTGGCGCGCACCGATCCGGATCAGCCGAAAAACGCGGGAATCACCTGCTTTCTGGTCGACATGACGGCGCCGGGTGTGACCGTTCGCCCGCTGCGCCAACTCACCGGCGACGAGCACTTCTGCGAGGTGTTCCTCGAAGATCTGATGCTCGGACCCGAAACCGTCCTCGGACCGGTCAACGAGGGCTGGCGCGTCGCCATGACCACCCTGAACGCCGAACGTTCCGGGCTCTCGGAAACCTCCAGCGCCAGCGGATACCCGCTGCAACCGGTACTCGAGCTGGCTCGGCGCACCGGACGCTGGAGAGATCCCCTGGTCCGAGACCGGCTGACGGACCTGTTCGTTACCGAACATGCACTGGCACTGACCAACCTGCGTTCGGTTGCCGAGTCCCGCACCTCCGGCGGATCCCCCACGGGGTCGATCACCAAGCTGGTGCTCTCGGAGCTCTCCCAGGAGATCAGCGAACTCGGCTTCGAACTGGGCGCAGCGCAGGCGGCGTACTGGGACGACGTCATGCCGCCGGAGACCCATGCGCTCCTGGACAGCCGTCGATTCACCATCGCCGGTGGAACGTCGGAAGTGCAGCGCAACATCGTCGGTGAGCGGGTGCTGGGCCTGGAACGGGAGATCGATCCGGGACGCGGCAAGCCGTGGCGTGAACTCCGGCGCGGTTGACGTGCCAACCGTCACCGTCGCGCCGTCCGGAATCACCTTCGAGGCCGCTCCGGGCCAGACGGTGATGGCCGCCGCGGTGGCTGCCGGCCTGCGCTGGCCGACGGTCTGCGGCGGAAACGGCGACTGCCTGGTCTGCCACGTCGGGGTCTTGGCGGGAGCCCAGCACCTGGCCGAACCCTCGGCGGCCGAGACACAGGCGGTGCGCAACCTCAGGGGAGATCGGGGCGGGCGCGGCGAGCATGTCCGGTTGGCCTGCCAGGCGGGCGTGCTGGGCGACGTAGTTGTGGAAAAGCGTGGCGTCC contains these protein-coding regions:
- a CDS encoding TetR/AcrR family transcriptional regulator — protein: MTTELPASVPRITALRDDIGMSEDTSTRSGPGRPAGTDSGDTRQRVLDAACRCFAQYGYGPATNSLIAEMAGVTAGSLHYHFGTKSSLFDAVCDYVYGKIIARSVEVLAGPHSVRGLLRAVLAESMRINHESPELAGFVATAPIDARRHPELSAPFAKQAQAMSSTVARAVTAGQRAGRIPADLDTETVVGMVIAIVDGFAHAAAQTDVAAMDSMNELFGSLLLDEPDRAP
- a CDS encoding aldehyde dehydrogenase family protein, whose translation is MPTAQNSDAAATVHRLRQTFDTGRTLDVGWRRSQLRGVAEMLSANGDAIVDAVAADLRRTPFETWLAEIVATVNEARYAARNVGRWTRRRHRLLEWTQLPGRAWIEYEPYGTVLIVGPWNVPFQLSLTPAIGALAAGNTVVVKPSELAPASSRLMAELIPRYLDPEAVAVVEGDGSVTQDLIGQGLDRILFTGGTAIGHKIMAAAAEHLTPVTLELGGKSPVIVAEDADVKTAARRIAWIKLMNSGQVCVAPDYVLVHRAVRDRFVDEIRAAITEFRAGSTAGLPIVNERQFTRLAAALAATRGAVVVGGEADADSLTIQPTVVAEPDPAEPLMADEIFGPILPVLTVESTDDAIEFVRQRPKPLAAYLFTGSKATREEVVRRVPAGGVVVNQLLLQVATAKMPFGGVGPSGMGAYHGRFGFEEFSHRKSVLTKPTRPDLTSMFYPPYTDRRFRLLRRMV
- a CDS encoding NAD-dependent succinate-semialdehyde dehydrogenase, which produces MMNVPTDCYIGGRWQPAADGATFTVLDPATGAGIAEVADGTAADGLQALTAASGAAPRWAGTPARERADLLAAAYREVVARTEEFAAVITAEMGKPLAESRGEVHYAAQFLRWFAEQTVRISGEVRTTPEADARILTLQQPVGPSLLIAPWNFPLAMITRKIGPALAAGCTVVVKPAEEAPLAALLLTRVLHDVGVAPGVVNVVPTGRPADLSSALLADTRLRKVSFTGSTPVGRILLAGAAANVVRTSMELGGNSAFVVFDDADLDSAVDGVMLAKFRNGGQSCVAANRILVQDGIAEAFTDRVLQRVRAMRTGPGTEPGVDLGPMINARQRQRVHRLVTDAIDDGARARCGAELPQGPGFFYPPTVLTDVPAGSRIAREEIFGPVLAISTFDTEEQAVAASNDTEYGLVDYLFTNDLRRTFRVAETLQAGMIGINRGLVSNAAAPFGGVKQSGLGREGGFEGIREYLEVKYLALDKG
- a CDS encoding carotenoid oxygenase family protein — its product is MDATLIRESPFLTGHHCPNRMEVDAPDLVIRGELPTDLAGVFYRNGAEPLYPPTDEDYHWFDGDGMVYAFYIENGRISLRNRWVRTDKFLLEQGRGRRLFGVLGNPMTTDPAAAGTRYNTANTNVIIHGGKLLALMEGAPPVALDPRTLDTLGEHTYDGLITTTFSAHPKVDYATGELINIGNAVHGLGGDAVIRYDIIDFDGKPVVTELIPVPHMTMMHTFFVTENWVVFPVMPLELSLERVMRGGPMTAWVPGRPSKLGLMPRRGTAADVRWMEVEPRHMLHEANVWEQDGKIIADVAAAEGTALFPDVDGNRASHADTRQSLRRWTIDPQAKTDTLDEQIINDRDIQFPRPDDRLMAHLSRHAFANSNLHSRDGRVDGMDSALRIDTRTGAEDLYHFGPGTAVGELIFAPRVGSTGELDGYALTLVHREGSRESELVVFNAADIASGPVASAVIPFGVPSGFHCSYYSVDSPLYRQAFADA
- a CDS encoding TetR/AcrR family transcriptional regulator — encoded protein: MDAVSSALSARHTAEARREQEILDVVLDMLAESGYEGLRLDVLARRARASKATIYGRWGGKKALVLDAIRYSVRPVGDIDTGELRADLIAIGRAVDHSKKRSAGFMLAIGHTATVDPDFARSVQENLGAPVIAATRKAITAAVERGEINPSALELKYIADVLPSLALGRRMFGVPGRFDVEDVVDTIVLPALRNA
- a CDS encoding thiamine pyrophosphate-dependent dehydrogenase E1 component subunit alpha, whose protein sequence is MTLAPAELTRIFITATRIKVCDEKFRSLILTGQVSAQYYSPRGQEIVAASVGAALRSDDYLVTTYRGLHDQLAKGVPMRELWAEFFGKATGTCKGKGGPMHITHPDSGLMVTTGIVGSGLPIANGLALAAQLQETGRVTVVNFGDGATNIGAFHEACNLASLWRLPVVFCCHNNHYAEHTAFEDGTSVDRVADRAASYKMPGVRVDGNDPVAMYDAARTAVDRARAGDGPTLLEAMTFRFYGHQMSDQNEYMKPGELQARRAEDPVLRMRAALIADGVLTEDEAAAIEVQAKAEVQDAFEFAEASPVPDLAELLTDVYEGV
- a CDS encoding alpha-ketoacid dehydrogenase subunit beta, which codes for MTAETGSETVETTPMLGFQALGSALDDALARDPSVILLGEDIADPSGGVFKVSAGLSTKYGTDRVRATPISEQAIVGAAVGAAIAGMKPVAEIMLMDFLAVCMDQVSNHAAKLRYMSGGQTTVPLTIRCAAGAGMQFGAQHSEMLEAWLTHIPGLKVVVPSNPADAKGLLTAAIFDPDPVVVVEQSLLYFAPPQPVPVGHHVVPLGSAATVRAGNDITLISYGRQVHTALAAAEALARESVDAEVIDLRSLVPLDESRILESVARTKHAVVIHEAVRRGGFGAELAAMITENLFDELGAPVQRVAGPVTPIPFAKTLEDAFVPGEDAIVAAARSALARSRATAGTHG
- a CDS encoding AMP-binding protein — its product is MHAIEQYARRDPAAVALSDGSTSWTWAQLNAHLNRTVNWLLAQQVPQGQRVAVMGTNSAHVALAHLATTYAGLSAVPVNYHLTADEVGYILRDAAVHTVLCSADVAATVRAAADVAVLAWGAAGPPGAPDVPDFDAAIAQCPDTEPSADIAPAKPLYYTSGTTGYPKGVELPDQMFPGGASMVEYVQRVVDSPVRTPGKHLVVAPMHHTGPMTGVRGILAGSPLVIVPKFDAERVLATIERERTEATMMVPTHFSRLLALPAEVRERHDVASMRSIVHTGAACPVEVKQAMIDWFGPILVEAYGSTEAGTVTLINSTEWLEHPGSVGRAMPGYELSIRSEDGDPLPVGAAGLVCVRSTSDHRPSYHGDPEKTRRSYVADGVFALGEIGYLDADGYLFLTDRASDMVVSGGVNIYPAESEAVLRRHPGVVDVAVIGIPHDDLGEQLCALVVSDDPGLDPAELACWTRERLAHYKCPNLVEMVDFDLRSVMGKLNKRQLRDRYLAGMHPAGIGG
- a CDS encoding acyl-CoA dehydrogenase produces the protein MTDTAELTRTAGSGEFVFTEEHDALRDVLGDFFADAGETGWHRLLSDVGVDEIVFDTGESTAVDLTILAEQAGAALFGGPLLPGVAVGALAAYAGDTSLVEPLRDGTRTVGFAGPEAELGTNASGGVDALLQPIWNGPGADRVLVTGTLDGAPAVALITGIDSAVEELSGLDLSRPLGRLAITGVEPTVLLRGDDAEAAAAAIARRTGLLTAAELLGAAQHVLDGTVGYVDKRVQFGRTIGSFQAVKHRLVDLLAAVELTRSAVYGAAWRLTDDPGSPGTDIDLAVAAVLSRQTALAVTKAAVQLHGGIAITWEHWAHRYLRRANSTVALTGSPSAWRQRLADLIDRRDGYGV